The Bradyrhizobium sp. LLZ17 genomic sequence CTGCCTGATAATCAATCGGATGGAGATATTCGCGAGATCAAGAATGAAGATGGCCCGGCGTAGGTCCTCCGTCGTTTGAATTTGTAGAGCTTCAACTTGCGCCACCAGAGCAGCGGTCGTCGCCCAAATGTTGAACGGCGTTGGGCGCGAGAGGCTTGGTCCGGATTTCCGCTGCTGACATCGCTGAAATTTTAGAACGTTAGGCACCGTCGAAATCCTCTCCGGCGTATCGCAATCACTTACGGCTTCGCTTCTCGAAGGCAAAAAGGACGATAAAAACGCAAGCTCTCTACGGCCCACCAAGCGTCGCTTGAAGTACGCGAACTTTGACCAGCTTTGCCCAGACCGGGGCTCCGCCAATCCAGTGCGGGACAACCAAGTTTAATGCTGGGAATTTCACGTCCAACCGGTTAACAAAAACCTATCAAGTTGCGTCGGCCGGTATCGCAGTATTGAAAGTTGAATAAGTTACGTTGTCGAAATTTGGCAATCTTTGGCGAACCGTCGTTTCGTCGCCAGTTGCTCAACGGTACTATTCCGGGGAAATCTTCCGATGAGAGAGACGTCAGGCCCCCTGACACGGACAAATAGCCAAGGTTTCCCACGGCTGGCGCCGAAAATATATCGCTTTACCGATCTCGATCAGTATCGAACTGCCGTCCGAAATCTGGACGTGGAATTTACACCTCTCGTGCGGAGGATTTCTGCCGAGCAAATCATTCTAAATTTGCCAGGCTGCGACATCAATTTCGCCAAGTCCTTTCCACGTATCGCCCATGGTCGGCTTGCTCAAAATTCCACCGCTATCGGCTTCTCGATGGACGACGGCGTCCCCATTCGCTTCAATGGAGCGGAAAGAGATCATTCGGCCATCGTGATTGGAAGCAACGGCGCCGCATACACCACCGTCGAACGGGCCGAGCGGCAATTTACGTCCATTATTTTCACTCCGGAGATACGGGGTCGTGGCTGGCCGGAAGCAGGTCCAAATTGGAGAGTGTTCGAAACGAGTGCCGCTGCGCAGCATCAGTTGCGGGAGCTAGTAAGGCAAGTCATGTCGATTTCCCCGAGCTTCTATGGGTATGAGGCGAGCGACATTTCCTCTGCGATAAAGGAGTCCGTGCTTGCCGGCGTCGATGCCGCATTTTCACACTTGGTTGACGCAAGATGGGCTTCTCGTGCGAACTCCATTCGGCATTTCAAAACTTATCGGAATATTCTCGCGGTATTGTCTGGCAACATTGGCCGTCCGATCTACAGCGAAGAACTTGCGCGGCAAGTCGGTGTCTCCGTACGCAGCATGCAGGCTGCGATCCAGCTATACCAGGGAATGAGCCTGCATCTATATTTGCGCCTGAGGCGGCTTTGGCTCGTGCGGCAACGGCTGTTGGCCGGAGCGGATAGTGTAAAGGCGTGTGCACTCGCTTTCGGATTTTGGCACCTGGGCGATTTCGCCAGGAGCTATCGCCTTCACTTCGATGAAACGCCCTCGGCCACTCTGGCAAGATCGCGTCAGTTGTGATGCGGGTTCGTAGAACCGCCGGTCGCGAACGTTGCGTCGGCGCCCCTTGCTCGAAGGAAGCAAAAGCCTCGGAACCGCCGATCTGGGTCCGGTACGGTGGTTGTCGGTGCGGATCGCCCCGCCGGAGTTGTTCGGGACACTATAGGGACACCAAAACCCAACCATTTGAACCATACGACCAGTTAGAGTGACACCTTCTCCCATAAGAACGGGAGAACGTGAGGTCGTCCCTATCGAAGGCCGTGGGCGCTGTTTTGAACCAGCAGCTGGACGCAACGTAAGACGAAATCGCCAGTTTAATAATCACCATGCGACAACAGAAGATCACCTTCGGCGAGCTGCGCGAGATGGGCGTTCACGGCGTCCTGATCTATTGCGCGGATTGCAGTTGCAATGACCCAGCCGGAATGCGGCGCGCGCTCGCTGAATTAATTGCGAGGGCTTAGTTTATTGATCTCGACGGCAAAGATTCATCGCGCCGCGGCCACCAGCAACGCGCATCATATGCCATCCATCGCGGACCCAGTGCCATTTTTCCTGATAGAAACCTGGCCTCGCTTGATGGCTCATGACAAAGCCATTGCAGTAGCAACCAACCCCAGGGGCCGTTCTGGGGCCGCAAGGACCAATTCCCATTCCTGTCGTCATCTGAGTTTCTATAACTTCGGCATCTTCTTGCGCATTGAAATAAACTCCCTTGCTCACATACGACGGATCGAATTCCGCGTGGGCGAAAGAGAACCAGCTAGTTAAACACAACAGGAGAGGTAAAGCGGTTTTCATCGTCGTTCCTATTCTTACGAAATGGATTTAACTCGCCTTGGGGGATGTCCCTGGTAATCGGCGTCCGGATGCCTGCAAACAGCTATTCCCCCGACCACTCAGCTTCGTTCGCGCCGCGATGGTCGTCTCGATCTCCTGCACCATTTCTCGGAGCCGTGCGGCGAGGCGTTCGAACAGCGCGCGTCTGCCTGTCCAGCGCTGTTCTGGCCGATCGAGTACAGTGGTCCGCCTCTGCCCGAAACTTGTCTAGCAGACCAATCAGTTCCTCCATCCCTTGCGTCTCACCCGCTGGTGCATTCAACAGCGGATATGTAGCGACCAGCGCCAGGGTGGACACTTGGCAAATTTCCCAGGGTGAGAGCTACAGTTGTGCCGCAGGACAAACCGGGGATGAGTGCAGCGACCTCTCCTCGATGACGCGCTGAAGATCGTCGCGCGCAGGAGCGGCAAGGAACTTGCCGAAAGGCGAAGTGGCGGAGTGAAGTTTGCAGCCAACCGCCTGTTCGCCGACCCGGAAGCCGCCGCCGCCAGCTCGTTCAGCTCGCGGCGAGCATTGAGCCGGTACAGGACGGTCGAATCCACATCGAGAAGATCAATTATCCGTTGCTCTGCACGCTCCACGTAAGCGGCGCGGAGTTTGGCGCCGGCATCAGGTGCGCTGTCGAGAAGGGCTGGCTGGAGCTGCATGAGAGCGGGACTACTTTCGGCTGTTGGCGCCGGGCGAGGAATTGTTGGGGTGCTGAGAGGAACCCGCCGGGCATGTTTGGCTTGAACCCGCGCTGGCTCGCCGCCTGAGTTGGCGGAGCGGTCCCGGCGTCCCCCTGCATTAGCCCCGAGCCGGGGCCGTCTCTCCGCCGCCTGAGTGCATTTGTTCACGGAGTCCAGCTACGCTCCCATTTTGGCTTGTTTACCTGTGAGGTGTTTGAGTGGTCAAAACCAATTGCGTCATTGTACGAGCTCACGGCAGGCAACTTGATCTATTGCGTGGGGAAGCTTCTCGTGTTGCTCGGGGAAGCAAGCTCGACTGGTGGATCGAGCGAGCTGACAAGGGCACGCGCTTTTGCTTCGAGGATGCTGAAGCGAAAAAGAGCTTTGCCTTGATCTGCGAAAACTTCGCCGTGCCGTGCCTTGATGGGTAGCGAAGCATCTGCCTGCTACCGTGCTCGGCGGGCCCTTTAATTAGAGTTTTTGCCGGCGATTCACCTAAGCTAAAGCCGGATATGGCTTCCAAGCTAATGCGAGTGCCCTGCCGCGTTGCGTATTGGCAGGCCTCTGGCCCCAGCGCTCATCTCCTCCAGAGATTGTGCAAGGCGCTGGGGCCTTCGCCCGGGCTGTTCCCTGCTCGACGGCAGGGCTCATCAGCGATTGCTTTCGCTCAGATCGCGCCAATCTTCAGGCAGATCACGTAAACAACCATGAACGCGGTAAGAGCACCGAAAAACCAGACCACATTGTCCGCACCGCGGTCGGATGCAAACTCGCGGTTCGCATCCATCTCTCTAGCATGAGGCACGATCGAGAGGACCCGACTTGGACGCATGCGTCTGGATGCCCGCCTGAGGAGCTGTTTCACAGCAGCTTTTTGCTCGCTCGTGACCTGGGGACCGATCGTCATCGACGTACTCCTCTCACCTAAACTCTGGGAAGATCAAGCCGGCCTACTGCTTCTCATCAGGAGCGCTAGCGCTAGCGCCTCTCAGCGGTTCAGGCGGAGCTGCGGCCGGACTGTCCTGCGCCGCTGGTGCCGCAGCAATGCAGTCGCCCGCCCAGATCTTGGTGCCTCGTACCGTACCGACGACTTTGCAACCCAACGGCGTCTGCTGCTTGGTCTGAACAGCCGGCTTCTTAGCGGGTTTCGGTGGAGATTGAGCAAGGGCGGCAGTTGTAAAGAGCGGCACGAGGAGTCCGATTAGCGGCTTCATGTTTCTTCTCCTCAGCACTTCATTTCCCCTTCGCCTTTGGCTTAAACCACTTCAATGGGAGCCCGATTGCGTAGGCGCGGGCCTTGACGCTGTGAACTGACCGATTCAGCACCTTCGCGATCAGTTCAGGGCGAATGTTTGCCTCTGCCATCTTCCGAAAGGCATCATCCTCCGCTGGTGTCCACCGATTGCCGCGGGTAGAGCTCATCACACCAGCTTTTTGCGTATTGCTCATTTCGCCTTCAGCCCCGGTCTCGACCAGACGGCGGATCGCCTCGGAGCGGGTCACGCCGTTCGCCTCTGCCCACGCGTCAAGATCGGCTGCTCCGCACGATCAATCTAAATCGACCAAATACACTGGCAGCCCCGCATCCGCGGATCGCGCAGCCGTCTGCTCTCGGAACCGGTTTTTTTCGTCTGGATTGGCTAGTCGAACGCGCAAGATTGCCAGATCGTCGCAAAGAGGTTTTCCGCCCGATCGCGTCACGCTGAGTTTAGCGCGTATCCTATTGTCGGCACAGATCGCCTCGGCATCCGAATATTTTCGAGCTGAAAAAGCAATGACCGGCATTCGATCCACCTCGATTGTGAATAGCGAGAGCGAAAGCTTGTCGTCGATCATGCCTAATCCCTAAACTTCACGCCCCTTTTTTCGCTGCACCACGGCCATCAATCTCGCTAGCCGCCTGATCCGCCGGACGCTGTCAGCGAAACCGCGGCGAGGGAGTTCGCTTCTTGATCTTGAAAACTAAGCTTCGAATCCGACTTAGCATGAAATCACGTTCGTAACTTGTTGTCTCACGCGACCGCCGGCTCACGTTGGCGGCCCTTTCAGTTTTTGGATTAGCTGCGGCACGAGCGGCCCCCCTTAAAACCGCGTCGAGGGTCTTGAGCCGCATACCTGGACGAGATCTTCCTCTTTTGCCGCTTGGGCACGGATGATCGGGACACTCGGGCAACTAGCCACAGATCGCTGCCGCAGCTGGCGCATTCATACAGCTTCAGCTCGTAGCCTTTGGCCACGGGGAAAATAGCTTTGAGCAGTCGAGCTTGGCTACAAACCGTGCATCCAGCTTCGCCGTTCACGATTGCCCCCCGCCAGAAATTTGATGATCCGAATGAGAACTGAGTCTCGGTTCAGGAGCAAGAGCGGGCTCACGCTCGCGGGGCCTGTTTTGATGCGGGCGGCCGGTAGTCGTCCGGAGATGTAAGCGCCGGCCAATCGAATTACGGTCGTCATATTTGGGCGGACCGGTAATGGCGCGCGGCGATCACACGGACAACCCACAAACCCTCATCTGCGGCAGATGTCAGCGGCCGATGGATTATCTCGCGATGCTGCCGGCAACTGCAAGCCTACCCGCCGCTTGCGTTTACAGGTGCATGCCTTGCCTTCGAGTTGAAACTATCGTTCTGGGCTGAGGGAAGGCACCGCCGGGGCTGGGCTGTGGCGGGCCTTCCCCCAAGCACAAGGCCGCGTATGTCCCCTCGGCCCCGTCTCACAGGACAGCCTGCGCCGGTTGCGTTAATCGCCGGTTGCGCAGAGCCGGGTTCACACCGGCGGGCCGCCGTTGCCTATTTGGCACACTTCACGATTATCGCCCGGCCAATCGTCCGTATGTAAGGTAATCGACAGACAGCATCGGGAAGAGGCGAGTACGGTTGAGGCGGGTTGGTAGGCGTATTCGCGTCACTTCGCCATGTCGGAAACTGCACTACGATTCCACCGGTTAGCCGAGGTGTGTAGGGAACGAGCGGCCCAAGCCCGACACCCCATCGATGCAGAGCCGTGGCTCACACTTGCCGACGACTGGCTCGAATTAGCACGAGCCTACCAGCAAGGGTCCCACAAAACGGCGAGCCTAGGAGACCGCGCTGCATCCGATGAACGGCGATAAGAAGATCTCTGGCCGCTCGAGCACTTCCACCAGCCTGTCCAAGATAATGCGCTCGTTGTTTCGGAGCCTCGGTTCTAAGTATTCCTCGAGAATGCGCTGCGCATGACTAACAGCCTGGAGAGTTAGCTGTTCATCCGACATCACCTCCAGTGGACCATTCAGGACGGAGAAAACTTCCGTCTAAAGAAGTTCCAGATCCATTAATTGCCGCTCAGGGTTGCTGGAACCGAATGCACGATACTTACATTTCGGTTCCGGTGAAATCAGTTTACGTTGACGGCGAAGTTAGGGTCACGATATTTCGACAGGGTTGGCTGCATATTGGACTTGTATATTTAACCTGTTTTTCAAGTAACCTCCCGCTGCGGCCTTCGTATTGCGCGGTAGGCCAAGCGCCCGCTTGTCGAAAGGCGCTTGAACGAGAGCAATCGAAGCTGCGAATATTGGGCCGCAAGCTTATTCCGGTCGCACGCTCGAGTGCGAACAAGTCGTCACGAGCAGCAATGTTCGGCTGCATTGCCACTCTTGTCCCAAAGTCGGTTCAATTACTCCGCGAGGAGTGCCGATTGCCATAGTAGCACCAGCGGCCACCAGAACGACGACCGTCACTGCGAACAATCGACAGGTTGTCAATTTCCACGTCATGGCACTTCCCTCCAGTGGAAGCGCGC encodes the following:
- a CDS encoding helix-turn-helix domain-containing protein → MRETSGPLTRTNSQGFPRLAPKIYRFTDLDQYRTAVRNLDVEFTPLVRRISAEQIILNLPGCDINFAKSFPRIAHGRLAQNSTAIGFSMDDGVPIRFNGAERDHSAIVIGSNGAAYTTVERAERQFTSIIFTPEIRGRGWPEAGPNWRVFETSAAAQHQLRELVRQVMSISPSFYGYEASDISSAIKESVLAGVDAAFSHLVDARWASRANSIRHFKTYRNILAVLSGNIGRPIYSEELARQVGVSVRSMQAAIQLYQGMSLHLYLRLRRLWLVRQRLLAGADSVKACALAFGFWHLGDFARSYRLHFDETPSATLARSRQL
- a CDS encoding SANT/Myb-like DNA-binding domain-containing protein is translated as MTRSEAIRRLVETGAEGEMSNTQKAGVMSSTRGNRWTPAEDDAFRKMAEANIRPELIAKVLNRSVHSVKARAYAIGLPLKWFKPKAKGK